From Alienimonas californiensis, a single genomic window includes:
- a CDS encoding UvrD-helicase domain-containing protein: MLAPAPGAHAPGSPAAPRMHPQQEAAVFHSGSSVGLSAGAGCGKTFVLIERFLHELDPAREQDSPGPYGLPAVVAITFTEKATAEMVSRVRREVGRRLRDPARTEQRVWWRTIQRRLDTARISTIHGFCTALLKENAAAADLDPAFRTVEATEEADLRTDAVDAVLKTALARDPAKHDDPEALSPRDLVTRCGLTAVRGVLLNLLDTDRELLEKPWTTADLVAARAGAWARELIDPQFDALRDSADWAALRPVLQRNLTTTPAKAADRRTLLTELELLLTGPPPTPDRLRDRLADLRPLALTGKLGQSKKMWEGDDYGVIQAHLAPFRGAIDGLLKTLGDSPPDFAAALPTVRAYLPLAAAAAKRYERSKRDTARLDFGDQLRLAARLLRDDAVREKVARSIRLLMVDEFQDTSPVQAELVRQIAGLAAGEDAGKLFLVGDSKQSIYRFTGADPEVFGRMRGELAPAGRLPLTKNFRSRPEILRFVNALFDPVMPAYEPLESPPVEGGGVGDLESGGGPHVEFLLPTVPAGPDGKRATAAACREVEAKWVAARIRELLDGRPCVRVKGAADRPPKPGDVCLLFRTLGDVKLYEDALREVGVDAYVAGGKSFFAQQEVQDLVHLLLWLDDPDDTLSLAGVLRSPLCGLSDDTLFTLTDAEAVGERRSAQAVQAVHPPGAVILDALDASGESVSENHRGSVASVRQAPLAAAVLDDTPFSLLEDQAERLAHARVVLRDLLACRSRLGPGGLLERAVQAFGYDGSVMLEFLGERKLANLQKLLRMARNADAAPEGGLRGFAARLLESVKETLTEDEAATVTQDENVVTLMTVHGSKGLEFPVVVACDLDRKPPSVSVSGTFDPELGPIVPLSCQHGEDLIDHGAEIWKAREQVAEEAESVRVFYVAATRAADRLILSAARPLAKDEAPGGAADAPTGVPLKTLDAVFDLTTGKPREDRSAGDPLFFAPQVLVHHDKPAGTGKALPGPKRGTPPEKFADVLRSTEPCEPYDLRRPLPSPRPSAVHVAELAERLASNEERDELARFPIAEPGASVPGEASDDPVNSETVSDPLADARGRLADALQLSRRVEQRRGLDYHIPPLADVLPAVTGRIERLILPAAPNGGRTGQGVQGVHPPGPDALNALGMSAGVAAATAAEVAGVGLPDRLVPRLWAERTALAPLGGGEAALLLVAADGATRLVRTEELPAGACSDDRVAELLRGALL; the protein is encoded by the coding sequence TTGCTCGCACCCGCTCCGGGGGCTCACGCCCCCGGCTCGCCGGCCGCTCCGCGGATGCACCCGCAGCAGGAGGCGGCGGTCTTTCATTCCGGTTCGTCCGTCGGCCTGAGTGCCGGGGCCGGGTGCGGGAAGACGTTCGTGCTGATCGAACGGTTCCTGCACGAACTCGACCCGGCCCGGGAGCAGGACAGTCCCGGCCCCTACGGCCTGCCGGCGGTGGTGGCGATCACCTTCACGGAGAAGGCCACCGCGGAGATGGTCTCCCGGGTGCGGCGGGAGGTCGGTCGCCGGCTCCGCGACCCGGCTCGAACGGAGCAGCGGGTCTGGTGGCGCACGATCCAGCGCCGGCTGGACACCGCCCGCATCAGCACGATCCACGGGTTCTGCACGGCCCTGCTGAAGGAGAACGCCGCCGCCGCGGACCTCGATCCGGCCTTCCGTACCGTCGAGGCCACCGAGGAGGCCGACCTGCGGACCGACGCCGTCGACGCCGTGCTCAAAACCGCCCTGGCCCGCGACCCGGCGAAGCACGACGACCCGGAGGCGCTGTCCCCCCGCGACCTCGTCACCCGCTGCGGGCTGACGGCGGTGCGGGGCGTGTTGCTCAACCTGCTCGACACCGACCGCGAACTGCTCGAGAAGCCGTGGACGACCGCGGACCTCGTCGCCGCCCGGGCCGGGGCGTGGGCGCGGGAACTGATCGACCCGCAGTTCGACGCCCTGCGGGACTCGGCCGACTGGGCGGCCCTGCGGCCGGTGCTGCAACGGAACCTGACGACCACCCCGGCGAAGGCCGCCGACCGGCGCACGCTGCTGACCGAGCTGGAACTGCTCCTCACCGGCCCGCCGCCGACGCCGGATCGGCTGCGGGACCGGCTGGCGGACCTGCGACCGCTGGCCCTCACCGGCAAGCTGGGGCAGTCGAAGAAGATGTGGGAGGGCGACGACTACGGGGTGATCCAAGCCCACCTCGCCCCGTTCCGCGGCGCGATCGACGGTCTGCTCAAGACGCTGGGCGACAGTCCGCCGGACTTCGCCGCGGCCCTGCCGACCGTGCGGGCCTACCTACCGCTGGCCGCCGCCGCGGCGAAGCGGTACGAACGCAGCAAGCGGGACACCGCCCGGCTGGACTTCGGCGATCAACTGCGGCTCGCCGCCCGGCTGCTCCGCGACGACGCGGTGCGGGAGAAGGTCGCCCGGTCGATCCGGCTGCTGATGGTCGATGAGTTCCAGGACACCAGCCCCGTCCAGGCGGAGTTGGTCCGCCAGATCGCCGGGCTCGCCGCGGGGGAGGACGCCGGCAAGCTGTTCCTCGTGGGGGACTCGAAGCAGAGCATCTACCGCTTCACCGGGGCGGACCCGGAGGTCTTCGGCCGGATGCGGGGCGAACTGGCGCCCGCCGGGCGGTTGCCGCTGACGAAGAATTTTCGCAGCCGGCCGGAGATCCTGCGGTTCGTCAACGCCCTGTTCGATCCGGTGATGCCGGCTTACGAACCGCTGGAATCGCCGCCGGTGGAGGGCGGGGGCGTCGGGGATCTGGAATCCGGCGGCGGGCCGCACGTGGAGTTCCTTCTGCCGACCGTCCCTGCCGGCCCGGACGGTAAGAGGGCGACGGCCGCGGCCTGCCGGGAGGTGGAGGCGAAATGGGTGGCCGCCCGCATCCGCGAACTGCTCGACGGCAGGCCGTGCGTGCGAGTCAAAGGGGCAGCGGACCGCCCGCCCAAGCCGGGCGACGTCTGTCTGCTGTTCCGAACGTTGGGCGACGTGAAGCTCTACGAGGACGCGCTGCGGGAGGTGGGCGTGGACGCCTACGTCGCCGGCGGCAAATCATTCTTCGCCCAGCAGGAAGTGCAGGATCTGGTGCACCTCCTCCTCTGGCTGGACGACCCGGACGACACCCTCTCGCTGGCCGGCGTGTTGCGGAGTCCGCTGTGCGGCCTATCGGATGACACTTTGTTCACTCTTACCGACGCCGAGGCGGTGGGGGAACGGCGATCCGCCCAAGCCGTTCAAGCCGTTCACCCCCCGGGGGCGGTCATCTTGGACGCCTTGGACGCCTCGGGGGAGAGTGTCTCCGAAAATCATCGGGGCAGTGTCGCATCGGTGCGACAGGCTCCGCTGGCCGCCGCCGTTCTTGATGACACCCCGTTCTCTCTGCTGGAGGATCAGGCGGAGCGTTTGGCCCATGCTCGGGTCGTGCTGCGGGATTTGCTGGCCTGCCGGTCGCGGCTCGGGCCGGGCGGGTTGTTGGAGCGGGCGGTGCAGGCCTTTGGGTACGACGGCTCCGTCATGTTGGAGTTCCTGGGCGAACGCAAGCTGGCGAACCTGCAAAAGCTCCTGCGCATGGCCCGCAACGCCGACGCCGCCCCCGAGGGCGGCCTCCGCGGCTTCGCGGCCCGGCTGCTGGAGAGCGTCAAGGAAACCCTCACCGAGGACGAAGCCGCCACCGTCACGCAGGACGAAAACGTCGTCACCCTGATGACCGTGCACGGCTCGAAGGGGCTGGAGTTCCCCGTGGTGGTCGCCTGCGATCTGGACCGCAAGCCGCCGTCGGTCTCGGTCTCCGGCACCTTCGACCCGGAACTGGGCCCGATCGTGCCGCTCTCCTGCCAGCACGGAGAAGACCTGATCGACCACGGGGCGGAGATCTGGAAGGCCCGGGAGCAGGTCGCCGAGGAGGCCGAAAGCGTGCGGGTCTTCTACGTCGCCGCCACCCGGGCGGCGGACCGGCTGATCCTCTCGGCCGCCCGACCGCTGGCGAAGGACGAGGCGCCCGGCGGCGCCGCGGACGCCCCGACGGGCGTGCCGCTCAAAACGCTGGACGCCGTGTTCGACCTCACCACCGGCAAGCCGCGGGAGGACCGCTCCGCGGGCGATCCGCTGTTCTTCGCTCCGCAGGTCCTGGTGCACCACGACAAGCCGGCCGGGACCGGCAAAGCCCTGCCGGGGCCGAAGCGGGGCACGCCGCCGGAAAAGTTCGCGGACGTGCTGCGGTCCACGGAACCCTGCGAACCCTACGACCTCCGCCGCCCGCTGCCGTCGCCGCGACCCTCCGCCGTGCATGTCGCCGAACTGGCGGAGCGTCTGGCGAGCAATGAAGAGCGGGACGAACTCGCCCGGTTCCCCATCGCCGAGCCGGGGGCGTCTGTCCCCGGGGAGGCGAGCGACGACCCGGTCAACTCGGAGACCGTGAGCGATCCCCTCGCCGACGCCCGCGGTCGATTAGCGGACGCACTGCAACTATCGCGTCGCGTCGAACAGCGGCGGGGGCTCGACTATCACATTCCTCCGCTGGCCGACGTGCTGCCTGCAGTGACGGGACGAATCGAACGGTTGATCCTGCCGGCGGCGCCGAACGGGGGCCGAACAGGTCAAGGCGTCCAAGGCGTTCACCCCCCGGGGCCGGACGCCTTGAACGCCTTGGGCATGTCGGCGGGCGTGGCGGCGGCGACGGCCGCGGAGGTGGCCGGGGTCGGGCTGCCGGATCGGCTCGTCCCGCGGTTATGGGCGGAGCGAACCGCGTTGGCGCCGCTGGGAGGAGGGGAGGCGGCCCTGCTGCTGGTCGCCGCGGACGGTGCGACCCGGCTCGTGCGCACGGAAGAACTGCCGGCGGGGGCCTGTTCCGACGACCGCGTCGCCGAGCTACTGCGGGGGGCCCTCCTGTGA